The segment ataataataataataatatagtaataatgatattttatattgataataacgatgatgatgataataataataataataataataataataataataataataataataatgataataataataataataataataataatattgataataataataatgataacaacaacaataataataataatgataataataataataataataataataataataataattatccctggggattggggagaaagaatacttcccacgtattccctgcgtgtcgtagaaggcgactaaaaggggagggagcggggggctggaaatcctcccctctcactttttttttttaattttccaaaagagaaggggaacagagaaggggcccaggtgaggatattccctcaagggcccagtcctctgttctcaacgctacctcgctaatgcgggaaatggcgaatagtatgaaagaaaaaaaaaataataatagtaataattatattgaataataataataataataataataataataataataataataataattataataataataataataataataataataataataataatattcccaaagaagaaacagagaagggggccaagtgaggacattccctccaaggctcagtcctctgttcttaacgctacctcactaacgcgtgcaatggcgaatatgtatgaaaataataacaatacagtAGTATTTCATGATATATTCGATGTTGACAAAGCTCATCTCGCCACAGGCACCCACTGTACCTGGCTGACGGCTCAGGACTGAAGTACCAGGTACCTTATTACATCGGCATCCACCTAATCCAGGTCAGGCTCCCGCCTGATGTAACCTGCTCCCAGTGTGTCCTACaggtgggtacacacacacacacacacacacacacacacacacacacacactttcttgaaTGTGCCAAAAAAGCTTACTCCAATTTCTCTTCTCATTAATGTTCACGTATCACACATGTCAGCCTTGTACCAAACCATCCTCCTAATGGGTTTAATATGAGCATTATGTGTAGTCTTATATCCACGTCTTATGAATTTGGCGTCAGTGCCTCTGGGGAAAGCAGTATTCCCTAGGTGTCATGACCTCGCTCGTCATGCATGATGACTGACCTCTCGCACCACAGTGGCGGTACGTGGCAGGTAACAACTGGGGCGTCTGTGAGGACGGGACGGGTCAGCTGGGCTGTGGTCCACAGGAGGAGTTCCGCTCCTGCGCCGACGTAGCCATCAGCGGCCAGCAGCCAACATGGTGAGTTAGATTCGTCCGTTTACCAACAGTTCTCTTCCTCTTTTGCCTGAATTTAAGGCATTATAGTCCTCCAACTGACATATGAGGTtaagatagaatgaaatggatctCTTCATTAACTTTGGTGCTTCTGTCTCCTTCACTACACACTAAGTTAAAGACCAACGAATCAATTATTAAGAGTTCCTCACACATCTTCTGATGTGTTCTTACCTCCGAATCCATCCCCTCACTGGCTCTAGCCATGTCTTCCGGactctacctctcctcctcgtaCCTAAAAGTACACTGCTGTTATATCTTCTCGATCCAACTGTCATATGCCAAATGTTCTACACGACCTAGAATCATTCATTCAAATGATTCCCACATTTCACAAAACCTTCCCATacctttcttcttcattctgtctgccctcgTAAACCAGCCATACTTCACGTGTTAGCCAGTtctaataatatattatatttcaagACTTCGAACATACCTAAACTTAGGTTTGACTTCCATACATCACAGGAGGAACAGATACGACTTTGTTTCACCTTCTCCCACAAACACTGCTTTTACATTTTTCCATCATTCACCAAAGCTTTCAGTACACCTTCAATCTTTCTCCCGTGCATGACTCTAAATTCAGATGAAGCTTTCCCATCCTCGTCTTCGCTAAGCTTTCATATACCAGCTTAACCACAGCCATCAGTTCCTCACCATGCAGACTGATACTACACCCTGATCTTCTATCCCTTTGGAAAACTAGATCCTTAATTCAGTGTCAGCAGCATTCTCAaacattcgctctctctctctctctctctctctctctctctctctctctctctctctctctctctctctctctctctctctctctctctctctctctctcaacgtcctCTGCTCTACCAACGGATTAAAGCTAGGATTTTGAGAGCTAGGCACAGTGATGCAGCCCATGAATCGCTCGAACTATCTTGAAAGAAAATGTCATTCATACCCACACGTGAGTGAAACTCAAGGCTGTGAATAATCgagatacatgaaagaaacaTCGCAACGTAATGAAAGAAGTATAGTGAAATTCAAGGCAATAACCGAGTGAAATACATGAAACAGCATACCATAATGAAAGAAGTATATTAGTCATTAGGTATCCTTCTGTTGGCATTCATTTGATATCCCTCTTTTCCTCGACTTCTCAATATTGCTCATGTTTTGTGCATTACTTCAATGTTGACTGTGTGTTGCAGGACAAGTGGCAGCATCACAGAGGGCACTGTGAACGTGACGGAAGACAGCCACACCGGCAGCCATACCTGGCACACCACAGAGCAGCCGCCTGCAACTCCTCCACCATTCCACACCACAAGCCAGACTTCTGGACAACCTATTCCAACGGGATCCAATCCTCCCACGGAAGCCGAGACGTCCACACAGCCCAGCGGCTGCTATGCTGTGGGTATCTGGCAGAGTTTACACAATATGGACATGTGGTGTAGCATAAACTGTCATAACACACCTCCTTACTGCCCGCCAACGCACTGCATCTGCTATTAACTAGGTTACTCCAGCTGCTGGCGCTGCCCACAGAGGCCACCACAGAGGCGAAACCGTCGAACACATCACTTGAAAAATGATTCGGGATAGCTGATTCAGAGATTCAATACGGGATTCACACGGGAGTTAATCATAGGTTTTTATTAATCTTGGTGAACATAACACTCCAGCTGTATTTCCTGCTGACCCAACACACTCTGATGTATCATAGTGCCTTTATTTGCCCATGAGAGAGAGTGCATTTAACTCGCTTACATTACGTTACGTGTAATGCTTTGCGAGGGTGGGAGGGTTATCAAAGTGAAGTGCCTTGTAAAGCAATGGGCAAGGGTCAGcctcacatattatatatatatagtcatatattCGTATTATGCAATG is part of the Panulirus ornatus isolate Po-2019 chromosome 67, ASM3632096v1, whole genome shotgun sequence genome and harbors:
- the LOC139747216 gene encoding uncharacterized protein, with translation MAATMWMCCTMLVLMGVGGCWGHGRLVDPPSRASAWRFGWNTPVDYDDNEGFCGGFNHQYQSQGGKCGICGDAWDENPRPHEAGGKYATGAIVMQYAVGQVVDIQVDITANHKGYIEFKICPNNNPSVEATQDCLDQHPLYLADGSGLKYQVPYYIGIHLIQVRLPPDVTCSQCVLQWRYVAGNNWGVCEDGTGQLGCGPQEEFRSCADVAISGQQPTWTSGSITEGTVNVTEDSHTGSHTWHTTEQPPATPPPFHTTSQTSGQPIPTGSNPPTEAETSTQPSGCYAVGIWQSLHNMDMWCSINCHNTPPYCPPTHCICY